One window from the genome of Lutra lutra chromosome X, mLutLut1.2, whole genome shotgun sequence encodes:
- the LOC125091520 gene encoding zinc finger protein 772-like: MAEAGGQMDPNRNIVTFEDVCIYFSPEEWELLDEAQKRLYCKVILENFLLVTSLGLPISRYHLIPQPLPVREHAVPANVAIAPAGAGRFRGSHSPCHKVENEDASSELGVSVRESQGKILSVGPSIQKSHPCNMCDPILKDILHLSEQQVTSLGPHAHPCGSCGRTFWVTVNTDQIPKQKSEEVPRRKKDQDSFVKSSGSYKSENAFTCKEDEKDFVASSRLVQHHATTDEEKPCSSIQCEEALHTGQKDYKCSECGKAFSTRGKCVRHQKMHSGEKPYECNDCGKSFACNSNLQVHQRAHMGSRSNECAECGKSFVRKSHLIQHQRTHGGAKPYECSECGKAFGRKDTLTQHQKIHSGERPFMCSRCGKAFLRKDALAEHQKSHTGERSYECDRCGKFFSHSSYVKVHKRIHSGAKPYVCGDCGKAYVSHSQLLQHMKVHTTRPMDEVNVGNSLVTNPTSSCTGDITSEQSRMCSANIGWPTEGPPTGLGT, translated from the coding sequence ATGGCGGAGGCTGGCGGACAGATGGATCCCAACCGCAACATTGTAACCTTTGAGGATGTGTGCATATACTTCTCCCCAGAGGAGTGGGAGCTACTTGATGAAGCTCAGAAACGCCTATACTGTAAGGTGATACTGGAAAACTTTCTACTGGTGACCTCACTGGGACTTCCAATTTCCAGATATCATTTAATTCCCCAACCACTACCAGTGAGAGAGCACGCGGTTCCTGCAAATGTAGCCATAGCtccagcaggggcagggagatTCAGGGGGAGCCACAGCCCTTGTCataaagtagaaaatgaagaCGCATCTTCTGAGCTGGGTGTTTCTGTAAGAGAGTCACAGGGGAAAATTCTCAGCGTGGGTCCTTCCATCCAAAAGAGCCACCCATGTAACATGTGTGACCCAATCTTAAAAGACATTTTGCATCTGTCTGAGCAGCAGGTAACATCCCTTGGGCCTCACGCACATCCATGTGGGTCATGTGGAAGAACCTTCTGGGTCACTGTCAACACTGACCAGATCCCAAAGCAGAAGAGTGAAGAAGTCCCTAGGAGGAAAAAAGACCAAGATTCCTTTGTGAAGAGTTCCGGAAGCTACAAGTCAGAGAATGCCTTCACTTGCAAAGAGGATGAGAAGGACTTCGTGGCCAGCTCAAGACTTGTCCAGCACCATGCCACCACAGATGAGGAGAAGCCATGCAGCAGCATCCAGTGTGAGGAAGCCCTTCACACTGGACAAAAAGATTAcaagtgcagtgaatgtgggaaagcttttAGCACCAGAGGCAAATGTGTTAGGCACCAGAAAATGCACTCTGGAGAAAAGCCTTATGAGTGCAACGACTGTGGGAAATCTTTTGCCTGCAACTCCAACCTCCAAGTACACCAGAGAGCTCACATGGGATCAAGGTCTAATGAGTGTGCTGAGTGTGGGAAATCTTTTGTCAGAAAATCTCATCTTATTCAGCACCAGAGAACACACGGTGGAGCAAAACCTTatgagtgcagtgaatgtgggaaagcctttggCCGCAAAGACACACTTACTCAGCACCAAAAAATTCACAGTGGAGAAAGGCCTTTTATGTGCAGCCGATGTGGGAAAGCCTTTCTCCGCAAAGATGCACTTGCTGAGCACCAGAAAAGCCACACTGGAGAGAGGTCTTACGAGTGTGATAGATGTGGGAAATTCTTTAGCCACAGTTCCTACGTTAAAGTACATAAGAGAATTCACAGTGGAGCAAAACCTTATGTGTGTGGTGACTGTGGGAAAGCCTATGTCAGTCACTCCCAGCTTCTTCAACACATGAAAGTTCACACCACAAGGCCTATGGATGAAGTGAATGTGGGCAACTCTCTGGTGACAAATCCAACCTCATCATGCACCGGAGACATAACATCAGAGCAAAGCCGTATGTGTTCTGCAAACATCGGATGGCCTACAGAAGGCCCTCCCACCGGGCTTGGCACATAA